Proteins encoded together in one Chitinophaga sp. LS1 window:
- a CDS encoding TIGR01777 family oxidoreductase, whose product MDTVLITGGTGLVGRALTRLLTEVGYKVIILSRKTALPAENGLVTYAHWDVQRQTIDETALSQADYIVHLAGANVADKRWTAARKKEILDSRTQSAELLFNALSRTPNKVKKVISASATGYYGPYTGGEPFTENDPPIDDYLSTTCVAWENAVLKMQSLQKKVLIFRTGIALSPEGGALKEFYKPLKAGFATILGNGEQMVPWIHIHDLVRLYLSGIVNPDLQGIYNAVAPNPVRHKDLVMALAQVSRGKSFIPVYVPAFALKLALGEMSMEVLKSVSVSAAKIMRTGFVFSYPDIRSALENFFKR is encoded by the coding sequence ATGGACACGGTCTTAATTACAGGTGGAACGGGCCTCGTAGGCCGGGCACTCACCAGATTGCTTACAGAAGTTGGATATAAAGTCATTATCCTGAGCAGAAAAACAGCGCTCCCCGCAGAAAACGGGTTGGTTACCTATGCACATTGGGACGTACAACGTCAGACTATTGATGAAACTGCCCTTTCCCAGGCAGATTACATCGTTCACCTCGCAGGTGCTAACGTAGCTGATAAACGGTGGACTGCAGCCCGCAAAAAAGAGATCCTTGACAGCCGTACCCAGAGTGCAGAGCTACTTTTCAATGCCCTCTCCCGCACCCCAAACAAGGTAAAGAAAGTGATCAGTGCCTCTGCTACCGGCTACTATGGCCCGTATACAGGTGGTGAACCCTTTACCGAAAATGATCCTCCTATCGACGATTACCTGAGCACTACCTGCGTAGCCTGGGAAAATGCCGTACTGAAAATGCAATCCCTGCAAAAAAAAGTACTCATCTTCCGCACGGGTATCGCACTCAGCCCCGAAGGCGGTGCACTCAAGGAATTCTATAAACCTCTCAAAGCAGGTTTTGCCACCATCCTCGGCAATGGAGAGCAAATGGTACCCTGGATTCACATTCATGACCTGGTCAGGTTATACCTGAGTGGTATTGTGAACCCCGATTTGCAAGGTATCTATAACGCTGTGGCGCCTAATCCGGTGAGGCACAAAGACCTCGTAATGGCGCTGGCACAAGTGTCCAGGGGTAAAAGCTTTATCCCTGTATACGTACCTGCATTCGCCCTGAAACTGGCTTTAGGTGAAATGAGTATGGAAGTATTGAAAAGTGTGAGCGTATCGGCAGCTAAGATCATGAGAACAGGGTTCGTCTTCTCTTATCCTGATATCAGGAGTGCATTGGAAAATTTCTTTAAGCGGTAA